A single region of the Synergistaceae bacterium genome encodes:
- the carB gene encoding carbamoyl-phosphate synthase large subunit yields the protein YSGTQACKALRSLGYEIVLVNSNPATIMTDPEMADITYIEPLNPERLEAIIARERPDALLPNLGGQSGLNLCAELNKAGILEKYGVEVIGVQADAIERGEDRVEFKKTMEALNIDMARSKAAESVDEALAIAEELGYPVVLRPAYTMGGAGGGLVYNRDELRTVCERGLQASIVHQVLVEESVLGWEELELEVVRDKDNNMITVCFIENVDPMGVHTGDSFCVAPMLTISKELQARLQEQAYRIVEHIGVIGGTNVQFAHDPKTDRVIVIEINPRTSRSSALASKATGFPIALVSAKLAAGLSLSDIPCGHYGTLDKYKPGGDYVVVKFARWAFEKFKGVEDKLGTQMRAVGEVMSIGKNFREAIQKAIRSLEKDRYGLGFAKNFHELTKDELLELLEYPTSERYFVIYEALRKGATVEEIHRLTHVKRYFLEEFKALVDEEEHILTFKGAEVPDDVLAQAKKDGFADKYLAKLLEVSEQSIRERREALGIVEAWEGVHVSGTQDGAYYYSSYNKLTGKNIVSGKRKVMILGGGPNRIGQGIEFDYCCVHAAQSLKKLGFETIIVNCNPETVSTDYDTSDKLYFEPLTLEDVLSIYREEQPVGVIAQFGGQTPLNLASELERNVVKILGTSPEIIDLAEDRGRFKAVMDELDIPMPESGMAATLEEAHAVANHIGYPVMVRPSYVLGGRGMEIVYDEASLESYVKAAVGVTPDRPILIDRFLNHALECEADAICDGTHAYVPAVMEHIELAGIHSGDSACFLPSRHISPEALNTIKDYTRKIAEAMHVVGLMNIQYAIEKGKIFVLEANPRASRTVPLVSKVCGIRMVPLAVEAITRELTGRPSPLETLGERTIPYYGVKESVFPFNMFQEVDPVLGPEMRSTGEVLGLASMPGEAFFKAEEAAGGQLPMSGTVLMAVSDSDKKAMIPIAQKFSYAGFRILATPGTYESLSNAGVECECIGAGRPDVLDHVINGQVQMIINTPREKALTTSGSALRRGAVKMRIPYVTTLAAADAAIEGIMTVKAKGTNAQSLKSIKEWHNLIH from the coding sequence GCCGACATAACCTACATCGAACCCCTTAACCCTGAACGTCTCGAAGCAATCATAGCCCGCGAACGTCCTGATGCCCTCCTCCCGAACTTAGGGGGGCAGTCAGGCCTGAACCTTTGCGCCGAACTCAACAAGGCCGGTATTCTGGAGAAGTACGGCGTTGAAGTCATCGGCGTTCAGGCGGACGCAATAGAGCGCGGTGAAGACCGTGTAGAGTTCAAGAAGACGATGGAAGCCCTCAATATCGACATGGCACGTTCGAAGGCGGCGGAGTCGGTTGATGAGGCTCTGGCGATTGCTGAGGAGCTGGGTTATCCCGTCGTCCTGAGACCTGCCTACACGATGGGAGGAGCAGGAGGAGGCCTCGTGTACAACCGCGACGAACTCCGCACAGTCTGCGAGCGCGGTCTTCAGGCCAGCATAGTGCATCAGGTTCTCGTTGAAGAGTCAGTGCTGGGCTGGGAGGAGCTGGAACTTGAGGTCGTGCGCGACAAGGACAACAACATGATAACCGTGTGCTTCATCGAGAACGTTGACCCGATGGGAGTACACACGGGGGATTCGTTCTGCGTTGCACCGATGCTCACAATCAGCAAGGAACTTCAGGCACGTCTTCAGGAGCAGGCGTACCGCATCGTTGAACACATCGGCGTAATCGGCGGGACTAACGTACAGTTTGCGCATGACCCGAAGACTGACAGGGTCATAGTGATTGAGATTAACCCCCGAACGTCGCGTTCAAGTGCTCTTGCGTCGAAGGCTACGGGATTCCCGATAGCTCTAGTGTCGGCGAAGCTGGCGGCCGGTCTCTCTCTGAGCGATATACCTTGCGGGCACTATGGCACTCTCGACAAGTACAAGCCCGGCGGTGATTACGTTGTGGTGAAGTTTGCGCGGTGGGCATTCGAGAAGTTCAAGGGCGTAGAGGACAAGCTGGGGACGCAGATGCGCGCTGTCGGTGAAGTAATGAGCATCGGCAAGAACTTCCGCGAGGCGATACAGAAGGCTATACGCTCCCTCGAGAAGGACAGGTACGGCTTGGGCTTCGCAAAGAATTTCCACGAGCTCACGAAGGACGAACTGCTTGAACTGTTAGAGTATCCGACGAGCGAAAGATACTTTGTGATTTACGAGGCATTGAGGAAGGGTGCGACGGTCGAGGAGATTCACAGGCTGACTCACGTAAAACGCTACTTCCTTGAAGAGTTCAAGGCACTCGTTGACGAAGAGGAACACATACTAACCTTCAAGGGAGCAGAAGTGCCTGATGATGTGTTAGCTCAGGCCAAGAAGGACGGCTTTGCTGATAAGTACCTTGCGAAACTGTTAGAGGTCAGCGAGCAGAGCATCAGGGAGCGCAGAGAAGCATTAGGCATCGTTGAGGCGTGGGAGGGTGTTCACGTCAGCGGTACTCAGGACGGAGCTTACTACTACTCAAGCTACAACAAGCTGACCGGCAAGAACATAGTCTCCGGCAAACGCAAAGTTATGATTCTCGGAGGCGGTCCGAACAGAATCGGGCAGGGCATAGAGTTCGACTATTGCTGCGTGCACGCGGCGCAGTCGTTGAAGAAGCTCGGCTTTGAGACAATCATAGTGAACTGCAACCCCGAGACGGTCAGCACAGACTACGACACGTCAGACAAGCTCTACTTTGAGCCTCTGACCCTTGAGGACGTGCTCAGCATTTACCGTGAAGAACAGCCCGTAGGAGTCATTGCGCAGTTCGGAGGGCAGACACCGCTGAACCTTGCGAGTGAGCTCGAGCGCAACGTCGTGAAGATTCTGGGCACGTCCCCCGAAATTATCGACCTTGCGGAGGACAGAGGACGCTTCAAGGCCGTCATGGACGAGCTGGATATCCCCATGCCGGAGTCAGGAATGGCCGCAACCCTCGAAGAAGCTCACGCTGTGGCGAACCACATCGGCTATCCCGTGATGGTGAGGCCGTCATATGTTCTGGGCGGGCGCGGAATGGAGATAGTCTACGATGAAGCCAGCCTCGAGAGTTATGTTAAGGCGGCTGTAGGTGTAACTCCTGACCGTCCCATACTGATAGACCGTTTCCTGAATCACGCCCTCGAGTGTGAGGCAGATGCTATCTGCGATGGAACACACGCCTACGTTCCGGCCGTAATGGAACACATAGAGCTTGCGGGGATTCATTCGGGGGACAGCGCGTGCTTCCTTCCGTCGAGGCACATTTCACCCGAAGCGTTGAACACCATCAAGGACTACACGAGGAAGATTGCTGAGGCAATGCACGTCGTCGGACTGATGAATATACAGTACGCGATAGAGAAGGGCAAAATCTTCGTCCTTGAAGCCAACCCCAGAGCCTCACGCACTGTGCCTCTGGTCTCGAAAGTCTGCGGCATCCGCATGGTTCCCCTCGCAGTCGAGGCGATTACCCGCGAACTCACGGGCAGGCCGTCGCCGCTCGAGACACTCGGCGAGAGGACGATACCCTACTACGGCGTGAAGGAGTCCGTGTTCCCGTTCAACATGTTTCAGGAGGTTGACCCTGTGCTCGGCCCGGAAATGCGCTCAACCGGCGAAGTGCTGGGGTTAGCGTCAATGCCCGGCGAAGCGTTCTTCAAGGCAGAAGAGGCCGCAGGAGGTCAGCTCCCGATGAGCGGAACGGTCTTGATGGCGGTCAGCGACTCCGACAAGAAGGCGATGATCCCGATTGCGCAGAAATTCAGCTACGCGGGCTTCAGGATTCTCGCCACACCTGGAACGTACGAATCCCTCAGCAATGCAGGCGTTGAATGTGAATGCATAGGTGCGGGACGGCCTGACGTTCTCGACCACGTCATCAACGGCCAAGTCCAGATGATCATCAACACTCCGCGCGAGAAGGCACTTACTACGTCGGGAAGTGCTCTGCGTCGCGGGGCGGTGAAGATGCGCATCCCGTACGTTACTACGCTTGCGGCGGCAGATGCTGCCATCGAAGGCATAATGACCGTGAAGGCAAAGGGCACGAACGCACAATCTCTTAAGTCAATCAAGGAATGGCACAACTTGATTCACTGA
- a CDS encoding M15 family metallopeptidase — MEAITMRSKLFVVAALVLCCAVPSFGANPKDSSGFVYLAEAVPDAILEIRYYSTYNFVGERIDGYVEPVAMLTKEAAKALKAVSDELITMGYRLKIYDAYRPQKAVNHFERWARDLKDTKMKPYFYPELDKSVLFDQGYIAHRSGHSRGSTLDLTLFDMNTEKEVDMGGTFDYFGGMSHPDYKGITPAQYSNRMLLREVMTKHGFKPLNTEWWHFTLKDEPYPDTYFEFEVKQDQ, encoded by the coding sequence ATGGAGGCAATCACAATGAGAAGCAAACTTTTTGTTGTCGCGGCACTTGTGCTGTGCTGCGCTGTCCCGTCGTTCGGTGCGAATCCTAAAGACTCGTCGGGGTTCGTGTACCTTGCGGAGGCTGTACCTGATGCCATCCTCGAGATACGCTACTACTCAACCTATAACTTTGTGGGCGAGAGGATTGACGGGTACGTTGAGCCTGTTGCGATGCTCACGAAGGAGGCCGCAAAAGCGTTGAAGGCAGTCAGCGATGAGCTCATCACGATGGGCTACCGTCTGAAGATCTACGACGCATACCGTCCGCAGAAGGCCGTCAACCACTTCGAACGCTGGGCAAGAGACCTCAAGGATACCAAGATGAAGCCGTACTTCTACCCTGAGCTGGACAAGTCCGTTCTGTTCGATCAGGGTTACATTGCGCACAGGTCAGGCCACAGCAGGGGAAGCACCTTAGACCTTACGCTGTTCGACATGAACACGGAAAAAGAAGTAGACATGGGCGGAACGTTCGACTACTTCGGCGGAATGTCGCACCCCGACTACAAGGGCATAACTCCCGCACAGTACAGCAACAGGATGCTTCTCCGCGAAGTCATGACCAAGCACGGCTTCAAGCCCCTGAATACAGAGTGGTGGCACTTCACGCTGAAGGACGAGCCTTACCCCGACACGTACTTTGAGTTTGAAGTCAAGCAGGATCAATGA
- a CDS encoding histidinol-phosphatase HisJ family protein, with the protein MKADYHVHSNYSDDSSTPMRAQAEQAVKLGLDELCFTDHVDYGVKFDHYDPRSLTHLANVDYSRYFGELGQVREEFSPRLTVRAGLEFGVQTHTIPDYERLYRQYRDKLDFVLLSIHEIDNMELWGHEYQQGKTQAEYTRIYYEELLKIVRSYHDYSVLAHVDLIARYDGKKAYPFAKVRDIVAEVLRTAIDDGKGIELNTSSWRYGLDDTTPCREILRLYRELGGEILTLGSDAHNTGYLADHFEEAREILRGLGYRRFCTFEKMRPIFHEF; encoded by the coding sequence ATGAAGGCAGACTACCACGTCCACAGCAATTACAGCGACGACAGCAGCACACCTATGCGTGCTCAGGCGGAACAGGCAGTGAAGTTAGGGCTCGATGAGCTCTGCTTCACTGACCATGTAGATTACGGCGTGAAGTTCGACCACTATGACCCCAGAAGCCTGACGCATCTGGCTAACGTGGATTACTCGCGATATTTCGGGGAACTTGGCCAAGTCCGCGAGGAGTTCTCCCCTCGTCTCACGGTTCGTGCGGGGCTGGAGTTCGGGGTACAGACGCACACGATACCTGACTACGAGAGGCTGTACAGACAGTACCGCGACAAGTTAGACTTTGTGCTGTTGAGCATTCACGAGATTGACAACATGGAGCTGTGGGGGCACGAGTACCAGCAGGGCAAGACGCAGGCAGAATACACGCGCATCTACTACGAAGAACTGTTGAAGATTGTTCGGAGCTATCATGACTACTCCGTGCTGGCACATGTTGACCTGATAGCGCGCTACGACGGAAAGAAAGCGTATCCTTTCGCGAAGGTGCGGGACATCGTCGCGGAGGTTCTGAGGACAGCGATTGACGACGGAAAAGGCATCGAGCTGAACACGTCGAGCTGGCGTTACGGGCTCGATGACACAACGCCGTGCCGTGAGATTCTGCGGCTGTACCGTGAGCTTGGCGGAGAGATTCTGACGCTCGGGAGCGACGCACACAACACAGGGTATCTTGCTGACCATTTCGAGGAGGCGCGGGAGATATTGCGGGGGCTGGGCTATCGCAGGTTTTGTACGTTCGAGAAGATGAGGCCTATCTTTCACGAGTTTTAG
- a CDS encoding family 1 glycosylhydrolase, whose product MKLPDGFLWGGATADFQCEGGVSEGGRGMSTHDFETDGSVEHPRCTTYRLPDGTVGEAPSSFLNPSSLPDGAVPYIRDDRYYPSHKAVDFYHHYKEDIALMGEMGCNVYRFSVCWSRIFPTGEEDTPNEAGLKFYEDVIDELEAHGMQPLITIQHDEMPVYLAEHYDGWSSRHVVDCYMKYARALFERFGKRCKYWLTFNEINAVRGFVACGTHKCDNQTHYNAAHNMFLASALAVKLGHEMMPGSMFGAMYASSELYPATCKPEDVFRRLQARRETLYFIDIMVRGYYPSYSADLLGRRGVTLHTEPGDDKILREGTLDYVSFSYYRSNIISTETKNFNVLGGDLNPYLPKTDWGWPIDPIGLRFLLNEYYDRWQKPLFIVENGLGAIDKVEPDGSINDDYRIDYLKSHLQEMMKAVCIDGVECLGYTMWGPMDLVSLSTGEMKKRYGWIYVDMDDKGNGTLKRSRKKSFFWMKDVIATNGGALWEE is encoded by the coding sequence ATGAAGTTACCTGACGGTTTCTTGTGGGGAGGAGCTACGGCAGACTTCCAGTGCGAAGGCGGAGTTAGCGAGGGCGGACGCGGAATGTCAACCCACGACTTCGAGACTGACGGCAGCGTCGAACACCCCCGCTGTACAACCTACCGCCTCCCCGACGGCACAGTAGGCGAAGCCCCCAGCTCGTTCCTCAACCCCTCAAGCCTTCCTGACGGCGCAGTCCCGTACATAAGGGACGACAGGTATTACCCCAGCCACAAAGCAGTAGACTTCTACCATCACTACAAGGAAGATATTGCGCTCATGGGCGAAATGGGCTGCAACGTCTACAGGTTCTCTGTCTGCTGGAGCAGGATTTTCCCGACAGGCGAGGAAGACACTCCCAACGAAGCAGGCCTGAAGTTCTACGAGGATGTCATTGACGAGCTCGAGGCTCACGGAATGCAGCCCCTCATCACCATCCAGCACGATGAAATGCCCGTGTACTTGGCCGAGCACTATGACGGCTGGAGCTCCCGCCATGTTGTGGACTGCTACATGAAATACGCACGTGCTCTGTTCGAGAGGTTCGGCAAGCGGTGCAAGTACTGGCTGACGTTCAACGAGATTAACGCGGTCAGAGGTTTCGTGGCGTGCGGGACTCACAAGTGCGACAACCAGACCCACTATAACGCCGCTCATAACATGTTCCTTGCGAGTGCTCTCGCCGTCAAGCTGGGACACGAAATGATGCCCGGCTCGATGTTCGGGGCAATGTACGCATCAAGCGAACTCTACCCGGCAACCTGCAAGCCTGAGGACGTTTTCAGGAGGCTTCAGGCAAGAAGAGAGACCCTCTACTTCATTGACATCATGGTGAGAGGCTATTACCCCTCATACTCGGCAGACCTTCTCGGACGCAGAGGCGTTACCCTCCACACAGAGCCCGGCGACGACAAGATTCTTCGCGAGGGAACGCTGGACTACGTGAGCTTCAGCTACTACCGCTCGAACATCATCAGCACAGAGACCAAGAACTTCAACGTTCTGGGCGGAGACCTCAACCCCTACCTTCCCAAGACGGACTGGGGATGGCCGATTGACCCGATAGGCCTGCGCTTCCTCCTCAATGAGTACTATGACCGCTGGCAGAAGCCGTTATTCATCGTCGAGAACGGACTAGGCGCAATCGACAAGGTAGAGCCAGACGGGAGCATCAACGACGACTACAGGATAGACTACCTGAAATCGCACCTTCAGGAGATGATGAAGGCAGTCTGCATTGACGGCGTTGAATGTCTCGGCTATACGATGTGGGGGCCGATGGACTTGGTGTCCCTCAGCACGGGCGAGATGAAGAAGCGTTACGGCTGGATTTATGTCGACATGGACGACAAAGGCAACGGCACGCTTAAACGTTCTCGGAAAAAGTCATTCTTCTGGATGAAGGATGTTATTGCCACAAACGGCGGAGCTTTATGGGAGGAGTAA
- a CDS encoding PTS glucose transporter subunit IIA, with translation MANLDYEQIAYDVVMAVGGPDNIKAVAHCMTRIRFLLNDPKKANTTDVKAVGGVLGVFDATGTSGEYMVILGQHLLPVYEAVIKKFKFTEGAAVNENLDDVKKPLTVSGVISDTIGFISASVAPCVPGLIAGGMLKVFLLLGTLLSSTFAGTGVYRLLSIAADAPFYFLPVFVAYGAAAKLGGTPAYAMICALSLLHNNWLAILSAKEPITMLMVPVRLMSYSGSLVPALLLSWCAGKVEKWLNKVVPGIFKAIFVGMGTVAITMILGFTILAPLGGYLGIYIGNFFAFLAGNIGFITVGVLACVLPWLIIAGMHHALVPFMAQSISNPGYDAIFRPAFLLHNMSEGGACLGSALREKDPEKRAEIFSLGIGCIFAGVTEPAIYGNNLPKKTPMYGVMAGGAAGGIVAGFLGARAYVMGYSTILAVPIFQDTIIAILTAVAVAIVVAAIVAFALGGKEASASKTIDAAKNMLYAPVTGKYITLKEIGDGVFSEGMLGQGCGVIPESTTVCSPVNGEVISIADSLHALGIKSDDGAEILIHVGLDTVAMKGQGFKPLVKTGDKVKAGQEVLRFDLGAIAAAGHPATTAIIITNSDDCRLMDFKTGERYESGEIFGTVEV, from the coding sequence ATGGCAAATTTGGACTATGAGCAGATAGCGTACGATGTTGTTATGGCTGTCGGCGGTCCTGACAACATCAAGGCAGTAGCCCACTGCATGACGAGGATACGTTTTCTGCTGAATGACCCGAAGAAGGCAAACACTACTGACGTTAAGGCGGTCGGAGGAGTTCTCGGAGTTTTCGACGCAACAGGGACGAGCGGCGAATACATGGTGATACTCGGCCAGCATCTGCTTCCTGTTTACGAGGCAGTGATCAAGAAGTTCAAGTTCACGGAGGGCGCGGCGGTCAACGAGAATCTTGACGACGTGAAGAAGCCTCTCACGGTCAGCGGGGTAATCTCCGACACGATAGGGTTCATCTCCGCGTCAGTAGCTCCGTGCGTTCCGGGACTTATTGCGGGCGGTATGCTGAAAGTCTTTCTGCTGCTGGGAACATTATTGTCCTCGACGTTTGCGGGCACAGGCGTGTACCGTCTGCTGAGTATTGCGGCTGATGCACCGTTCTACTTCCTGCCGGTGTTCGTTGCGTACGGAGCGGCGGCAAAGCTCGGAGGAACTCCTGCCTATGCGATGATCTGCGCGCTCTCTCTCCTCCACAACAACTGGCTTGCCATCCTCAGCGCGAAAGAACCCATCACGATGCTGATGGTTCCTGTGAGGCTCATGAGCTATTCCGGCTCGCTTGTGCCCGCGTTGTTGCTGTCGTGGTGCGCGGGGAAAGTCGAGAAGTGGCTCAACAAAGTAGTACCCGGAATCTTCAAGGCAATCTTCGTAGGAATGGGCACGGTAGCTATCACGATGATATTGGGCTTCACAATTCTTGCACCTCTGGGCGGCTACTTGGGAATCTACATCGGCAACTTCTTCGCGTTCCTGGCCGGAAACATCGGCTTCATCACCGTCGGAGTTCTTGCGTGCGTCCTGCCCTGGCTCATCATTGCGGGAATGCACCACGCGTTAGTGCCCTTCATGGCGCAGTCAATCTCAAATCCCGGCTATGATGCGATTTTCCGTCCTGCGTTCCTGCTCCACAACATGTCGGAAGGCGGAGCGTGCTTAGGTTCAGCCCTGCGCGAGAAAGATCCCGAGAAGCGTGCGGAGATATTCTCTCTGGGAATCGGCTGTATCTTTGCGGGAGTAACTGAGCCTGCGATTTACGGCAACAACCTTCCGAAGAAAACCCCCATGTACGGAGTTATGGCCGGAGGAGCTGCTGGAGGAATTGTCGCGGGGTTCTTGGGAGCAAGAGCGTACGTTATGGGTTACTCGACGATTCTTGCTGTGCCGATTTTCCAGGACACGATCATTGCGATATTGACGGCTGTAGCTGTGGCGATAGTTGTTGCGGCAATCGTGGCCTTCGCGCTGGGCGGCAAAGAGGCTTCCGCAAGCAAGACCATCGACGCGGCCAAGAATATGCTTTACGCTCCTGTTACGGGCAAATACATCACGCTGAAGGAGATCGGCGACGGTGTGTTCTCTGAGGGAATGCTGGGGCAGGGCTGCGGTGTAATTCCCGAGAGCACGACGGTGTGCTCGCCCGTGAACGGCGAAGTTATCTCGATTGCGGACTCACTTCACGCGCTCGGAATAAAGTCCGACGACGGAGCGGAGATTCTGATTCACGTCGGGCTTGACACTGTTGCGATGAAAGGACAGGGCTTCAAGCCTCTCGTGAAGACCGGGGACAAGGTGAAAGCCGGGCAGGAAGTTCTGAGGTTCGACTTGGGAGCGATTGCGGCGGCGGGTCATCCTGCGACGACGGCGATAATCATCACGAACTCTGACGACTGCAGGCTGATGGACTTCAAGACCGGCGAGCGTTACGAGAGCGGCGAGATTTTCGGGACGGTTGAGGTGTAA
- a CDS encoding amidohydrolase family protein, with product MQSEYLVKLMGAEHVLYAVDYPYMQPENTYDFLAGSNLTQEQKELIAYKNAERILHIHA from the coding sequence ATGCAGTCAGAGTACCTCGTCAAACTCATGGGTGCAGAACATGTACTCTATGCTGTCGATTATCCTTACATGCAACCAGAGAACACGTATGACTTTCTCGCGGGCTCAAACCTCACGCAGGAGCAGAAGGAACTGATAGCGTACAAGAACGCAGAAAGAATCTTGCACATCCATGCATAA
- a CDS encoding MarR family transcriptional regulator, which translates to MHNHTNKIAILIKKLSLEIDKLSNPILEPHDITHSQFKVLKYLLMNHEEPVRQVDIEHYFSMTNPTVTGLVQTLEKKGLIERKTNPSDNRSKIICPTQKTLDMKELLYSLGEQLEEALTGVLTSDEKQELLTLLNKLLMRQS; encoded by the coding sequence ATGCATAACCACACCAACAAGATAGCTATACTCATCAAGAAGTTAAGCCTCGAGATAGACAAGCTCTCTAACCCGATACTTGAACCGCACGATATCACACATTCGCAGTTCAAGGTTCTCAAGTACCTGCTGATGAACCATGAAGAGCCAGTGAGGCAGGTTGATATTGAGCATTATTTCTCGATGACTAACCCCACTGTAACGGGACTCGTCCAGACGCTGGAGAAGAAGGGGCTTATCGAGCGCAAGACCAACCCCAGCGACAACAGGAGCAAGATTATCTGTCCAACGCAGAAAACGCTAGACATGAAGGAGCTGTTGTACAGTCTCGGGGAACAGCTGGAAGAGGCTTTGACGGGAGTCCTGACTTCTGATGAGAAGCAGGAACTATTGACGCTGTTGAACAAATTGCTTATGAGGCAGTCATGA
- a CDS encoding aldo/keto reductase produces MININRLGLGCMGMNLRRNPERSIATVHAALDAGITFLNTGNFYQCGESEMVLGQALKGIPRDSYFLSVKFGVLFEPSGRIYGLDVHPFHIKAQLTYSLHRLGLEYVDLYQPSRMDSAIPVEDIIGELADLKQAGYIRNIGMTEIDAETLRRAHGVQGHGLLNDRTLEGKASSAMVSPALSPENLPKNLPLVRALKDFADSKGVTLSQLMTVWALTQCPDTMSLVGTTSPEHLQNNIDALKVELSDADMKEIEEIAGSHKVYGSDMRSLTFKDGKPFRG; encoded by the coding sequence ATGATAAACATTAATAGGTTAGGGCTCGGCTGTATGGGAATGAACTTGCGGAGGAATCCCGAACGCTCGATAGCAACGGTACACGCCGCGCTCGATGCGGGAATAACTTTCCTGAACACCGGCAACTTCTACCAGTGCGGAGAAAGCGAGATGGTACTTGGCCAGGCGTTGAAGGGTATTCCGAGAGACAGCTATTTTCTGTCGGTGAAGTTCGGGGTACTGTTCGAGCCGTCAGGGAGAATCTACGGGCTTGACGTTCACCCGTTCCACATCAAGGCACAGCTGACGTACTCGCTTCACAGGTTGGGGCTTGAGTACGTTGACCTCTACCAGCCATCGCGGATGGACAGCGCAATACCCGTTGAGGACATCATAGGGGAGCTGGCAGACCTCAAACAGGCTGGCTATATCCGCAACATCGGGATGACGGAGATTGACGCAGAGACACTAAGGCGCGCGCACGGGGTTCAGGGGCACGGACTGTTGAATGACAGGACATTAGAGGGAAAAGCATCGAGCGCAATGGTCTCACCTGCTCTCTCGCCGGAGAACCTGCCGAAGAACTTGCCCTTAGTGCGGGCGTTAAAGGATTTCGCCGACAGCAAGGGAGTAACGTTGAGCCAGCTGATGACGGTCTGGGCTCTCACTCAGTGCCCGGACACAATGAGCCTCGTCGGAACTACAAGCCCCGAGCACTTGCAGAACAACATTGACGCGCTGAAAGTTGAGCTTAGTGATGCGGACATGAAGGAGATAGAGGAGATTGCGGGCTCGCACAAAGTTTACGGAAGCGATATGCGCAGTCTCACATTCAAGGACGGAAAACCCTTCAGGGGATAA
- a CDS encoding nitroreductase family protein: MKKLLVALLLAVVLCPAVFAEDIALPEPVKTGGIPVVDAVAARQSARDFVDGDITMQQLSNLLWVAGGINREDGRLTYATAMNTQDMIIYAFTSKAVYRYNPQGHTVTLIAEGDYRKLTGGQPFVAKAVVDLLYIQDVGKWPEGGRVTSAEILNCGFAHAGLSMQNVYLYAASLGWGARTRMNFDREGLTKLLGLTERHNFTLMQCVGPKP, encoded by the coding sequence ATGAAGAAGTTACTTGTTGCGTTGTTGCTGGCTGTTGTGCTGTGCCCGGCAGTTTTTGCGGAGGATATTGCTCTGCCTGAGCCAGTGAAGACCGGCGGGATTCCTGTTGTTGATGCTGTTGCGGCCAGACAGTCGGCGCGTGATTTTGTCGACGGAGATATTACGATGCAGCAGCTCTCTAACCTGCTCTGGGTTGCCGGAGGGATCAACCGCGAGGACGGAAGGCTGACCTACGCCACAGCGATGAACACGCAGGACATGATAATTTACGCGTTCACGAGCAAAGCAGTCTACAGGTACAACCCTCAAGGCCACACGGTAACACTGATTGCTGAAGGCGATTACCGCAAACTGACGGGAGGACAGCCGTTTGTAGCGAAGGCAGTTGTTGATCTGCTGTACATTCAGGACGTGGGGAAGTGGCCGGAAGGAGGACGCGTAACATCGGCAGAGATTCTTAACTGCGGCTTTGCACACGCGGGGCTGTCGATGCAGAACGTGTACCTTTACGCGGCATCGCTCGGCTGGGGAGCAAGGACGCGCATGAACTTCGACCGCGAAGGACTCACCAAGCTGCTCGGTCTCACTGAGAGGCACAACTTCACGCTGATGCAGTGCGTAGGCCCGAAACCCTAA